The Cydia amplana chromosome 9, ilCydAmpl1.1, whole genome shotgun sequence genome includes a region encoding these proteins:
- the LOC134651202 gene encoding uncharacterized protein LOC134651202 isoform X3: protein MNGGIWTMCVSLEEEEVSILSRAGFPTQPVCTNYLADSEDDEPRADWQHRMQNLSISCALVCLIVLGSAALVGAFGVCKHQISAVLVTGVMYLLAGLFAMFTLMIIHFKRVQRTSTRGTHGDGTGDGVLGPQAPAYPLLAAREFSTAWSLELGWGGVALATTTSLLWILLSKIMRYNPLSAMLL from the exons AGGAGGAGGTGTCCATATTGTCCAGAGCCGGCTTCCCGACACAGCCGGTGTGCACAAACTATTTGGCTGACAGCGAGGATGATGAGCCCAGGGCGGACTGGCAGCACC gTATGCAAAACCTATCGATATCGTGCGCGCTCGTGTGCCTCATAGTGCTAGGGAGCGCTGCTCTGGTGGGTGCTTTTGGAGTCTGCAAGCATCAGATTAGCGCAGTGTTGGTGACTGGGGTCATGTACCTTCTAGCTG GTCTGTTCGCGATGTTCACCCTCATGATAATCCACTTCAAGCGCGTCCAGCGCACGTCAACGCGCGGCACGCACGGCGACGGCACCGGCGACGGCGTTCTGGGCCCCCAGGCCCCGGCATACCCCCTCCTGGCCGCTAGAGAGTTCTCTACAGCCTGGTCACTAGAGCTGGGGTGGGGAGGGGTGGCCCTAGCCACCACTACGTCGCTGCTTTGGATCCTTTTGTCGAAAATTATGAGATATAACCCTTTGTCCGCGATGTTGTTGTAA